The region ATTACCATTTTATTAGCGCCTTAACATTGGAGCCACACACTGATTTTCAAaaggatattattattaaagttagAGGTTAATTAATGATCTCTTAGAAGTTTATTATTGGTCCATTTTTGATCGTGTTTGTGTTGACTATTGCAGGGAAGCTGTAATTAATCCCATATTAGGTATTAAGTACTGATTTATAAgtagtttgtaattgtagttGTGTATTAGTGGTAGTGGTGTTTTAGTGCTGGTCCTTGTGGAGAGGCTGTAATTAAGAATTTATTGGAGGGTAATTAATGCTCTATTAGCTGTTTATTACTGGTTTATTAGCATTATCAGCCCTGGGTGTTATTGCTGTGTCTCACGCTGCCGTGATGCTGTCTCTCGTGCTGGAGTTTCTGCTGGTGCTGCTGCGGGTCGTGTGGGCTGTGCTCGCGGCCGGGCTGCGGTGGTTCGTGCGGCCAAaggagaagagtgtgtgtggccAGGTGTGTGTCATCACCGGTGCTGGAGGTGAACTCGGGCGTCTGTTCGCCCGAGAGTTTGCACGCCGCCGGGCCACACTCGTACTGTGGGACATAAACAGCACCAGCAACGAGGAGACGGCCCGCATGGTCCGAGAAATCTACAGAGAACTGGAGACTGAAacggagggtgagagagagagagagagatagagagagagagagagagagagggaaagtgagagtgtgaatgaagtttgtgtgaattaaaagagagtgagagagagagagaagtgagagaggaaggaagagggagtgagtgagagttaaATGACACTGAATGAAGAATATGTGAATggtagagagtgagtgagagaaagagtgaaagtgagagatagagagagtgggggagggAAAGTTGTTGATATAATGAAGATGGAAGGAGAGTGAAGAGAAAGAATGTaaaggaagaaaaagagagtaaatgaagaggaagtgagagattAGGGAATGGAGAGAGTGATAATAGCAATaatgaaaagagaaaaggggAGTGAATgaacaaagagagagtgagagagagagagagagagagagagagagagagagagagagagaacgtagAGGTAGAGAGAAATGAAGCGAAGTGGAGAATGAATGAAGAGGATGATAGATGTAtggttttttattgtttgtttgtttattgaggtttttattgtttatttatgtccTGCTCTGGGTTGTGTGCAGCTTCCGGGGCAGAAGAGTGTTCTCCGGGTTCCGGGTTCCGTCCACAGGTGCACACGTACGTGTGTGACGTGGGGAAGCGGGAGAGCGTGTACCTGACGGCCGAGCGAGTGCGGAGGGAGGTGGGCGAGGTGGACGTCCTGGTGAACAACGCGGGCGTCGTGTCCGGTCACCACCTTCTGGAGTGTCCCGACGAGCTCATCGAGAGGACCATGGTCGTCAACTGCCACGCCCACTTCTGGGTAAGCCTATCATTAATATTAACTTTAGATTGATATTTACACAGGGAGTGGACTCTGGTCTGTGATTCTGAGGGTGGAGACTCAGGGGGTGGACACTTTTCAATGATTCTGAGGGTGGAGATTGAGGGAGTGGACActggtcagtgattctgaggGTGGAGATGGAGGGAGTGCACActggtcagtgattctgaggGTGGAGACGGAGAGAGTGGACActggtcagtgattctgagtgTGGAGATGGAGGAAGTGGACActggtcagtgattctgaggGTGGAGACGGAGAGGGTGGACATTGGTCAATGATTCTGAGGGTGGAGACTCAGGGGTAGACActggtcagtgattctgaggGTGGAGACATGGGGTAGACActggtcagtgattctgaggGTGGAGACGGAGAGGGTGGACActggtcagtgattctgaggGTGGAGATTGAGGAAGTGGACACTGGTCAGTGATTCTAAGGGTGGAGATGGAGAGGATGGACActggtcagtgattctgaggTTGGAGACTCGGGGTGGACTctggtcagtgattctgaggGTGGAGACTCAGGGGTAGACActggtcagtgattctgaggGTGGAGACGGAGAGGGTGGACActggtcagtgattctgaggGTGGAGATGGAGGAAGTGGACACTGGTCA is a window of Hoplias malabaricus isolate fHopMal1 chromosome 1, fHopMal1.hap1, whole genome shotgun sequence DNA encoding:
- the rdh10a gene encoding retinol dehydrogenase 10-A, whose protein sequence is MLSLVLEFLLVLLRVVWAVLAAGLRWFVRPKEKSVCGQVCVITGAGGELGRLFAREFARRRATLVLWDINSTSNEETARMVREIYRELETETEASGAEECSPGSGFRPQVHTYVCDVGKRESVYLTAERVRREVGEVDVLVNNAGVVSGHHLLECPDELIERTMVVNCHAHFWTTKAFLPKMLEMNHGHIVTVASSLGLFSTAGVEDYCASKFGAIGFHESLSHEIKASEKDGIKMTLVCPYLVDAGMFRGCRIRKEIEPFFPPLKPEFCVKQAMKAILTDQPMVCTPRIVYIVNFMKSILPFEAIVCMYRFLGADKCMYPFLAQRKEAMNNNEAKNGI